TTAGCATAAACCTACGAGCGGCGAACATCACTGGGCAGATTAATGAAATTGATGAAAGCCGCGTATTGGGGCAGTGTAGCTTTGGTTTTGGTAGAGCCAACCCTAACCGAATAACCATTGATGAAACTTTCTGGGATCGTAGTGGTGAGCGAGGGCGAGAGTTTGTAATATTTCACGAGCTAGGTCACTGCTTTCTGAACCGGGCTCACCGAGAAGATACTGACCGTCGGGGCGTTTGTCTGAGCATTATGCGGAGTGGTACCGGCACTTGCCGCGATAGTTACAGTCAGTTTACTCGAGCTCAATACTTAGATGAGTTGTTCAATACCGAGTTTACAAATGATATTTTTAGTCAATAATAACCTTTATCAGTACATTCTTATGGGAAGTATTGTATGTAGTGGTAAAGTTGCGTTACTTTGAAACCTCACTAAACCACGTTTACTTATGAGAATGGCTGGCATTGTTATGACACTGGTTGGAGCAGTGGCTCTGGTTTTATCCGTTCTTTCCCTCTTTGACGAAATGAGTATGGGGCGTTACCCACCCATGTTTGATAATAGCTGGATGGTAATTATGGCACTGTTCTGGTTTTTCTCAGGTGTTTCTCTCATTATCGCCTTCGGTAAAGAGGAAAGCAAATAGTATTCTAGCGTTAACATAAAAAAGTAGCTCTGAACATTCGTCCAAAGCTACTTTGTAGTATTTCGTAGTTACCTTTATTGAATACCTGATCCGTACTTAATGCTCAGCAGTTCGGAAACGCTTTTGGCAGGAATACAGAAGGAAATTCCTTCAATACCTCTTCCCATAAGTTTAGAGTTTACAACCCCTACTAGCTCCCCCTTCGTATTTACCAAAGCACCACCGCTGTTGCCTGGGTTTATACTTACATCCGTCTGTATCCACTCCTGATCTTCCTGGGTTCTTTCGCTAGAAATAATACCCTTACTCAGTGTTTGCCCTAAGTCTACCGAAGTAGGGGTACCGATTGCGTATACTTCTTCGCCAATACTGTAGTTTTTCTTTGTTGGCAGCTTAAATGCTGTATTAAACGTTTTACGGATTTTGAGCAGAGCTAAATCTCCGAATTCGCTGTAGCGCACTACATCGGCAGGGTACTCCTCGCCATTGTTGAGCCTTACAGTAAGATCAGATGCTCCGGCTACTACGTGGTAGTTCGTTATTATTTCACCATTTTTACCAATAACGCACCCGCTTCCGTGCCCATCTTTATTGATAATGGTAACGGTGGTTTCCCGGGCTGCTGTTAAGCTATTAACGGCGCGACTGGCCGAGAAAATAGTCATCTCTTCCATTTCTACTATCTCTTCCTCTTCAATTTGAAGTAAAGCCTGGGCTTTAGGGTTTGCCATTAGCTTTAGAAAAGACGATTTTACGGCATCGTTTATTGAAATAGTAGCCACCCCAAGATCGCTATCAGAAGAGTAGCCAGTCGTCAATGCAAACTCACCTGAGCTAGCGGTGTTACTGCTCTGAAACTTGGGTTGCTGGTATACATCGCTGATTGTCCAATCAATGGATGTTTCCGAAACCAAAAAGCGCGCTGAGCCACTAAATGCCGAGTAAGGTTTTGAGATTTGCTTAAACTTTAATCCAGTAACATTAGCACTTATGTACAAAGTATTGGTCTTTTTCTTTAGTATTTTTCGGGTAGTATCTATAAAACCATAGGTAAGCAGCACACTATTTAGGGCATCATTAAAAATCGTGTTTTCAATGCTAATTTTATTGTTATCTCGACTTGTTAACTTTGGTGCTCTCCCTTTTTTGTATTGTTTATCATTGTACGATTCTATTATTAGGTCGTTTTCTTCAATGTTAAATGAGGTACTACTCAGAAATACGTACTTTTGATTTTCCTGGCGAGATGCAATCTGAGAATCGTAAGTAATAACTTCGCCAGCATCACGGTGATAATCAAAACTTCGTGGTCCGGAATCATATATAGGAATAAAAAGACCGAATAAGCCGTAAATGGCTAAGCTTGAACCCGCTGACATAGGAGCAGCAATTAGTGCTCCGGCAGTAGCCCATGATAGTAGCTTGAGCGGAGACTTTTTCTCTTGGTAATGAACCCGGTACTCTGATTTATACCCCTCACGATCAATTCTGATCTGTTTAGCTTCTAAATCTTTCTTTACCTTAGCAGTTACGGTCTCACCCGTACCTACGTGTTCGTTATCAATATACACTTCTGCATCAGGTGCATTAGTTCGTATAGTAACTTCCTGACTTCCACCACCGAGAATAGTTGCACAACCAGTGCAAAAGATTGTCGCGAGTATGAAAATAAAGTGAGTAGCTAAGTACTTCATCCTAATAAAGTTTAATAAAATATATATTTATGACAAAAATATAATCATATTAAACGCTATGCGATGGAGATTAGAGCAAAACGGTACGTAGTTAGGAATTGCCTACTATCGAGAAAACTGACCGAGGCTTAGTATGTCAAGTAAGGCAAGTTTCTTTGGTTATTGTGTTTCTTTTTCTTTGTACAACTGCCACCAGGGTACACCTGGAGTGTTGTGGTGCTCGTAGTGGTATCCAAAAAAGTAACAACTTATAAATGCCCAAAGGTGATTTTTACGCTGGCTGCGCGACTTATATTTGTTATCGTGTTCGCCCCGGTGCGGTAAGTAGGTTCCGAAATAGAATAATTGTAGAGTAGAAAGTACGGACGGAATAATATAAAATAAAATAACATTGGGCTTAGGAAAGAAGCGGATCAGCACTTCGTAGGTAACCGCCATCAGCAAAATCTGCCAAATGCTCACGTACTCTCTGGCAAATTTGACGTACCAAGGAATAAAACCACCTTCATGGTAATCGGGGTCTTGCTCAGTAGCTACAAACCGATGATGCTGATGGTGCTTAGGAAACAATTTTTTATAAGAATTGTAGGCAAAAAGAGTTGCAGCAATTGTTCCTAGCGCATTATTCCACTTTCTGTTCTTCGCCACGCTGCCGTGCATAGCATCATGCGCTGTAATAAACAGACCGGTATATAGATGGGTTTGCAACAGCATTAACCCGTAAGTGAGCGGGTTGGCGAAATTCACTCCGTAGCTACTCAGCAAGTAAGCCAGTGATACAAACCACAGAGCGATAATGGCAATAGCAATCCAGATTCCTTTTTCTTGGTACCAAGTCATGCTAGTTAAAGGCATGGAGAAAGGCTAAAGTTCCAATAGAGTATCTCGTACTTCTTCCATTAACCACATTGGGGTAGATGTGGCACCACATACGCCCACCGTATCATAGGGCGTAAACCAGGTTGACTCAACTTCTTCTTTCCGAGAAACAAAATAGGTGTTTTTGTTTTGGTTCTTGCAGACTTGGTACAGTACTTTGCCATTGGAAGACTTGGTACCGGAAACGAATAATATTTTATCAAAACGTCCGGCAAAGTCCCGCAGCTCTTTATCCCGGTTAGATACTTGTCGGCAAATGGTGTCGTTGGCATTCACTTGGATACCCGAAGATGCTAAGGTATCCTTTATCTCGTAGAACTTATCAGTACTTTTCGTAGTCTGACTGTATAGCGTGAGGTTTTTAGGTATTTCGGCTAGGTTCAGTTCCTCCAAATGCTGAAAAACTACCGCTTCCTGATTGGTCTGACCTAGCAACCCTTCCACCTCGGCGTGGCCATGCTTTCCGTAAATATATATTTTTTCCTGTCGGTCGTACGAATTTTTTATGCGGTTCTGTAGCTTTAGTACTACCGGACAGGACGCATCAATGAGTTCAAGGTCATTTTCAGCGGCAATCTGATACGTACGTGGCGGCTCACCGTGAGCCCGAATAAGGACTCGCTCACCCCGAAGTTGCTGTAGGTCGGCGTGATTAATAATGCGTAGCCCCTTTTTTTCCAAACGCTTCACTTCTTCGTCGTTGTGGACAATATCGCCTAAGCAGTAAAGAGAGCCGAACTCATCCAGAATATCTTCGGCCATCTCGATGGCGTATACCACCCCGAAACAGAATCCTGAACTTTGGTCAAT
This region of Tunicatimonas pelagia genomic DNA includes:
- a CDS encoding S1C family serine protease; its protein translation is MKYLATHFIFILATIFCTGCATILGGGSQEVTIRTNAPDAEVYIDNEHVGTGETVTAKVKKDLEAKQIRIDREGYKSEYRVHYQEKKSPLKLLSWATAGALIAAPMSAGSSLAIYGLFGLFIPIYDSGPRSFDYHRDAGEVITYDSQIASRQENQKYVFLSSTSFNIEENDLIIESYNDKQYKKGRAPKLTSRDNNKISIENTIFNDALNSVLLTYGFIDTTRKILKKKTNTLYISANVTGLKFKQISKPYSAFSGSARFLVSETSIDWTISDVYQQPKFQSSNTASSGEFALTTGYSSDSDLGVATISINDAVKSSFLKLMANPKAQALLQIEEEEIVEMEEMTIFSASRAVNSLTAARETTVTIINKDGHGSGCVIGKNGEIITNYHVVAGASDLTVRLNNGEEYPADVVRYSEFGDLALLKIRKTFNTAFKLPTKKNYSIGEEVYAIGTPTSVDLGQTLSKGIISSERTQEDQEWIQTDVSINPGNSGGALVNTKGELVGVVNSKLMGRGIEGISFCIPAKSVSELLSIKYGSGIQ
- a CDS encoding 4-hydroxy-3-methylbut-2-enyl diphosphate reductase, which gives rise to MLHLNVDIDQSSGFCFGVVYAIEMAEDILDEFGSLYCLGDIVHNDEEVKRLEKKGLRIINHADLQQLRGERVLIRAHGEPPRTYQIAAENDLELIDASCPVVLKLQNRIKNSYDRQEKIYIYGKHGHAEVEGLLGQTNQEAVVFQHLEELNLAEIPKNLTLYSQTTKSTDKFYEIKDTLASSGIQVNANDTICRQVSNRDKELRDFAGRFDKILFVSGTKSSNGKVLYQVCKNQNKNTYFVSRKEEVESTWFTPYDTVGVCGATSTPMWLMEEVRDTLLEL
- a CDS encoding fatty acid desaturase — protein: MPLTSMTWYQEKGIWIAIAIIALWFVSLAYLLSSYGVNFANPLTYGLMLLQTHLYTGLFITAHDAMHGSVAKNRKWNNALGTIAATLFAYNSYKKLFPKHHQHHRFVATEQDPDYHEGGFIPWYVKFAREYVSIWQILLMAVTYEVLIRFFPKPNVILFYIIPSVLSTLQLFYFGTYLPHRGEHDNKYKSRSQRKNHLWAFISCYFFGYHYEHHNTPGVPWWQLYKEKETQ